The Paenibacillus sp. FSL H7-0357 nucleotide sequence GCTCGTCATAGGACACAGAAGGCTGACCCGGATAAGAAGACTCGCCTGGAACAGGAAACCCGCTGCCCTGACGGGCCGGGCTTTCATCCTCAGGGCTCTGTTCCTTCTGCCGGGCACGGCGGAGAGGACTGGCGTCCCCTCCGCCGCCAAAAGTCGGCATACCGCCGCGCGGACCATTTTTCTGTTTATTCTTCCCCGCTTTGTTCATGTTGGAAAAGATCGCAATCACAATGACTACGGCGATATAAATCAAACTGCTCATGGGATCTCACATCCCCTTATTTATTGGTCGGACGGCTCGAATCATCGCCATCATTTAATTTGCCGAGCGAGCCGCGCATTTGCGTGTCGGCTTCAATGTTTTTGAGGTTCATGTAATCCATGACCCCGAGTTGACCTGCACGCAGCGCTTCTGCCATAGCCAGCGGTACCTGAGATTCAGCTTCGACGACCAGCGCCTTCATTTCAACGACGCGGGCTTTCATTTCCTGCTCATGGGCAACGGCCATCGCTCTGCGTTCCTCCGCCTTGGCCTGTGCAATGCGTTTATCCGCTTCAGCCTGCTCGGTTTGCAAATAGGCTCCGATATTCTTACCAACGTCGATATCTGCAATATCAATGGACAAAATTTCAAAGGCCGTACCCGAATCCAAACCCTTGGACAAGACTGTACGCGAGATTGAATCCGGATTCTCCAGCACATCCTTATGGGAATCACTTGAACCTACTGTTGTTACAATCCCCTCGCCGACGCGGGCAATGATTGTTTCTTCCCCCGCACCGCCGACGAGCCGGTCGATATTCGCCCGGACTGTAACCCGCGCTTTAACCTTGACTTCAATCCCGTTCTTGGCAACAGCAGCGACAATCGGGGTCTCAATCACCCGTGGATTAACGCTCATCTGTACGGCCAGCAGCACGTCGCGTCCGGCAAGATCAATGGCAGCGGCGCGTGTGAATTCAAGCGGAATATCCGCCCGCTGGGCGGCAATCAAGGCATTGACAACCCGGTCGACGTTACCGCCTGCCAAGTAATGGCTTTCCAGTTGATTGATATTCAGGCCAAGCCCTGCTTTGGTGGCTTTAATGAGCGGATTAACAATCCGGCTCGGAGTAACCCGGCGGAGTCTCATAGCCACCAGGGTAATAATGCTGATTCTTACTCCGGATGCCCATGCGGAAACCCACAGCATCACCGGGAAGAAACTGAAGAACACGCTCAGTACGATGATCACAACAACCGCGATCAGCAAAATCGGAATTAAAGACGCTTCGCCCATACTTTTTGTCAACCTCCGTTACATTTTTAAAATTCATAAACATACTGGCTGCAGGCTCCGCTTATTTCTCGGATTCCTTCACAACCACACGGCCTCCCTCGACCTTCACCACGGAAACTGGAACCCCCGAACTGATGAAGCTCCCTTCGGTTACCACATCCACACGTTCATTGCCGACCAAGGCCGTTCCGGCCGGACGAAGCGGTGTAATGCTGACGCCCGAAGCACCAATCAGACTCAGTTTCTCCAGCACCGGAACAAATCCCTGCTCTTTGGTTAGACTGTCGCGCAGAATAAACCGGTTCCAGATGCCCCGTTCCTTGAAAACCACAGCTACGATGGCGATAACTACTGTGGCTGCCGCAAAGGCTATTCCCAGATTCAAGAATGCATGCTCTAAGCTAAACGCAGCCCGAACAACGCCTGCCACAAGGCTCACAGAGCCCAGCAAACCCAGAATCCCGAAGCTTGGGACAAACAGCTCCAGCACAAGCATGACAAGTCCCAGAATAAACAACAGCCAGGTCTCTGCTCCAGCGAAGCCCGCCACATAGTTGCCGAAGAAATAAAGGGCAAATGCGAGAGTGCCGATAATTCCCGGAGCGCCAAAGCCCGGCACCAGCAGCTCAATGACAATTCCGGCGATGCCGATGAAGAGCAATATCGTCATAATAATCGGATTTGTCAGAAAATGCGACATTTTTTCTGCTCCGGTATGTTCCACGCGAAAAATGTCGTCTGTGGAATAACCAAGCAAAGTGATGGCCTCTTCCGGCGTATCGGCAAGATGATCGGCATATCCGGCTTTCAGCGCTTCATCGCTGGTCAAAGCAATAATTTGGCCTTGCGCTTTGTTCACCCCGAGTTCAGGCTTGTTCACGACAAGGTTCACATCCATCATTCCTGCAGCAATCTCCGGATCACGTCCGTTCAGTGAAGCGGCACCAACCATCTTGGATTTCCAGTAGGAGACCATCTTTGCGTCGTCTACGCTTTTTCCGTTCATATCCACCAGCGATGCAGCGCCGATCATACTTCCGGGCTTCATAATAATTGAGTTGGCGTTCAGGGCAATATAACTGCCGGCAGACGCAGCATCTCCTTTAACATAAGCAGCTGTGGGAATTTCACTGTCCCTGACCATCTGCCCGATTTGTTCCGCAGAGTCGACAAGTCCCCCTGGTGTATCAATCTCCAGTACAATCAGAACCGCCCCGTATTTTGCCGCTTCCTCAAATCCCCGCTCCAAAAAGCTTTGTAGTCCGCGTTCAATCTCCTGGTCAACCGGAATAATGAACACCGGCCCGCCCTTCAGCTTTTCCGCAGCCGTTCCTCCTGCAGCCGAAGAGGCTCCCTCTGCTTGCGTGTAAGCTGCAAACGGCGTCAAGAGCATCAGCAGCAGGACGGTGACTATGCCCGAAAAGGCAATTTTACGGATTTTTTTCACTTGTAACCCTCCTTTCTCTAAAAATAACTCCAGCACATAATCCTTAGTACGCCATTCCCGGAAATATGTTTCAAACAATCGTTCGGTCTGTTCAGGAACACATTACCGGAAACAGGGCGGAGCAACAAAAAAAGGGAGGAAGTAAGCTGCGCTTTACTTTCTCCCTTCATTTTATCCACCGATAATGAAAAACACCCCTTTATTCAAGGGGTGCTAGCGTTATATTATTGCAGAAATTGCAGAACCGCCTGGTTCACGAGTTTACCATCGGCGCGACCTTTGACCTTAGGCATCAGTGCGCTCATGACCTTACCCATTTCACTTTTCGAAGAAGCACCGGTTTCCTGGATGGTCTGCTGTACAATTACTTTAATTTCTTCTTCGGAAAGCTGCTCGGGAAGATACTTAATGATAATCTCGATTTCTGCCTTCGTACTCGCGGCAAGCTCGTCGCGACCCGCTGATTCAAATTCTTGGAGGGCATCTTTGCGCTGTTTGATTTCACGACTAAGGATATCAAGCACTTCGTTGTCGTCTAATGTTCTCTTCAAATCTATTTCAAGATACTTTATTGTAGAACGAACCATTCGAATGGTGGAGAGTGTGAACTTGTCCTTACTCTTCATCGCTTGCTTCATATCTTCGTTTAATCGTTCGCTAAGATTCATGCGTGGGTAATCCTCCTAAAACTTTCTCTTACGAGCAGCCTCAGACTTCTTCTTGCGCTTTACGCTTGGCTTCTCATAATGCTTACGTTTCTTCACCTCAGCCAAGACACCATCTTTAGCGATGGAACGTTTAAAGCGACGAAGTGCAGCATCAATTGTCTCGTTTTTACGAACTTTCGTTTCAGACACCAGTTTTCCCTCCCTCCGACCAGACCGTCCAAGAGCATAACACGGTTCATCATATTTCATTATAGGTCAAACTGAAATAAGGTGTCAACCTTCGTGTTATTCTTTTTTTAGGCAGGTTATCAGAATTTGAAATATCTGCTAAGCATGTGATGCGGAATTGCCGACAAGTGCACCCAGTTTGGCACCGCCAAGCAAATGATAATGAAGATGAGGCACGGCTTGTCCGCTGTCCGGACCGCAATTGTTGATCAGACGGTAGCCTGTCTCCGCAATTCCCAACTGAATAGCAATTTGCTGCGCTACAGCGTGAATCTCACCGATCAGCGGCAGATCTTCAGCCGTGACATCATTCATCGAAGCGATGAACTTCTTAGGGATAATCAGCACATGCACCGGTGCGGCAGGCTCAATATCGTAGAATGCCAGTATCCGCTCGTTCTCGAACACTTTTTTGGAAGGGATTGAGCCTTCAATAATCTTGCTAAAGACAGTTTCCATACAACGCTTCCTCCTAAAAGTTTGTGGAGCGATACTTCCGTAGTAATTCCTCAGACCGGCCTTCTTCGCCACAATTAGTTTTTATGTTCTCTAATCATACAGGATAATCATGGATTACGAAAGCAGCACAAGAATAATACAACGCGGGGAAGTTGGAAAGATCATATCATGAGTCAAATGAAATGAATACACACGCAAGCAGGAGGATAGCTCAAACATGAATAGGACATTGCTTAGTGAAAATGTGTACTAGGGATAATACAGAACTCTGCTTATCACCATGGCTGTATTATAGACAGTGTTAGCTGCTGGCAAACGGGGTGGCATTGTTTTATTTATTTCGCTTGTGGCCTGACTCCCGGGGCATCTATCTGCCCGGTTCCTTTGTTACCCAGGACGCACTTCAAACTTCGGACTTTTTACGCACGGACTGTGTTGTATCAGCCCATATATATTTATGTGGAGCTTTATATCCCGCTTATCTGTATCAGATACAGGAAAAGTGTATTCTGTTTGTCCCACATCATCCGCATCTAACATTCAGGGTGATCGTCAACAAAGTAATCGTTGTCAAAAAGGCACTGCTGAGGCGCTTCTCTATGTGTAGTTGCGGGTTCGGTACAGGGGAACAAGGTAATGATAGCTTAATCTAATCCCATATCTGACAGGGATCTCGAACTTCGGGACCCATCAGACTCATAAAAAAAAGCAAAAAAAAGAAACACCCTACCAGCTTAAAAAGCTGATTCGGCGGCGGACGTATGAAAAGGAGCGTTTCCCGGTCATACGTCCGCCGAGGTGTTTCAAAATGATGTCGGCTTAGCTGTATTATAACAGGGGGTTGAAGGTGTATCTGTGATTGTCATCACACCTTCAACCCGCTTTCACATTTTTTCCAAAAGAATACGCGAACCGCCCCCGCCCTGCTCTGCAGGCACGACTATCAGCTTGCGCGGCAATCGCGCCCGGAGTTCAGGAACGTGGCTGATGATCCCGACGGACAGCTGGTCATTATGCAATCTTTCGAGTGAAGTAATGACGGTGTCCAGCAAATCCGGATCAAGAGTACCAAAGCCTTCATCAAGGAAAAAGAATTGCAGCGG carries:
- the floA gene encoding flotillin-like protein FloA (flotillin-like protein involved in membrane lipid rafts) — encoded protein: MGEASLIPILLIAVVVIIVLSVFFSFFPVMLWVSAWASGVRISIITLVAMRLRRVTPSRIVNPLIKATKAGLGLNINQLESHYLAGGNVDRVVNALIAAQRADIPLEFTRAAAIDLAGRDVLLAVQMSVNPRVIETPIVAAVAKNGIEVKVKARVTVRANIDRLVGGAGEETIIARVGEGIVTTVGSSDSHKDVLENPDSISRTVLSKGLDSGTAFEILSIDIADIDVGKNIGAYLQTEQAEADKRIAQAKAEERRAMAVAHEQEMKARVVEMKALVVEAESQVPLAMAEALRAGQLGVMDYMNLKNIEADTQMRGSLGKLNDGDDSSRPTNK
- a CDS encoding NfeD family protein — translated: MLLTPFAAYTQAEGASSAAGGTAAEKLKGGPVFIIPVDQEIERGLQSFLERGFEEAAKYGAVLIVLEIDTPGGLVDSAEQIGQMVRDSEIPTAAYVKGDAASAGSYIALNANSIIMKPGSMIGAASLVDMNGKSVDDAKMVSYWKSKMVGAASLNGRDPEIAAGMMDVNLVVNKPELGVNKAQGQIIALTSDEALKAGYADHLADTPEEAITLLGYSTDDIFRVEHTGAEKMSHFLTNPIIMTILLFIGIAGIVIELLVPGFGAPGIIGTLAFALYFFGNYVAGFAGAETWLLFILGLVMLVLELFVPSFGILGLLGSVSLVAGVVRAAFSLEHAFLNLGIAFAAATVVIAIVAVVFKERGIWNRFILRDSLTKEQGFVPVLEKLSLIGASGVSITPLRPAGTALVGNERVDVVTEGSFISSGVPVSVVKVEGGRVVVKESEK
- a CDS encoding GatB/YqeY domain-containing protein gives rise to the protein MNLSERLNEDMKQAMKSKDKFTLSTIRMVRSTIKYLEIDLKRTLDDNEVLDILSREIKQRKDALQEFESAGRDELAASTKAEIEIIIKYLPEQLSEEEIKVIVQQTIQETGASSKSEMGKVMSALMPKVKGRADGKLVNQAVLQFLQ
- the rpsU gene encoding 30S ribosomal protein S21 produces the protein MSETKVRKNETIDAALRRFKRSIAKDGVLAEVKKRKHYEKPSVKRKKKSEAARKRKF
- a CDS encoding histidine triad nucleotide-binding protein, producing METVFSKIIEGSIPSKKVFENERILAFYDIEPAAPVHVLIIPKKFIASMNDVTAEDLPLIGEIHAVAQQIAIQLGIAETGYRLINNCGPDSGQAVPHLHYHLLGGAKLGALVGNSASHA